The Pseudomonadota bacterium genome has a segment encoding these proteins:
- the urtD gene encoding urea ABC transporter ATP-binding protein UrtD — MSQQDFLLSIEDLTVSFDGFRAVDHVNLYVDRGEVRVIIGPNGAGKTTLLDLICGRTKASEGRVDFAGRELLRMKEHEIVRIGVARKFQTPSIYDDLTVYQNLEVSYPEGRSVFGSLFFKRTPLVKQRIHETAEDLGLAHLMDTPAGQLSHGQKQWLEIGMLLIQDPELLMLDEPVAGMSVSERQQTAELLKRVSQNRSVIVIEHDMDFVEAIAHKVTVLHQGKILKEGSMAAVKSDPQVVEAYLGH, encoded by the coding sequence ATGAGTCAACAAGATTTCTTGCTTTCCATTGAGGATCTGACGGTTTCGTTCGATGGTTTTCGGGCCGTGGATCATGTGAATCTGTATGTCGACCGGGGCGAGGTCCGCGTCATTATCGGCCCCAACGGGGCGGGCAAAACCACACTGTTGGATCTCATCTGCGGCAGGACCAAGGCATCCGAAGGGCGCGTGGACTTTGCGGGGCGTGAACTGTTGCGAATGAAAGAGCATGAAATCGTTCGTATCGGCGTGGCGCGCAAGTTCCAAACCCCGTCGATCTACGACGATCTAACGGTTTACCAGAACCTGGAAGTCTCCTATCCCGAAGGACGGTCGGTGTTCGGCAGTCTGTTCTTCAAGCGAACGCCGCTCGTTAAACAGCGAATTCATGAGACGGCGGAGGACTTGGGGCTCGCTCACCTGATGGACACGCCGGCCGGTCAGCTGAGCCACGGACAAAAACAGTGGCTCGAGATCGGCATGTTGCTGATCCAAGACCCCGAACTTTTGATGTTGGACGAGCCGGTGGCCGGTATGAGTGTGAGCGAACGGCAACAGACCGCCGAACTGCTGAAACGCGTCAGTCAAAACCGCTCGGTGATCGTCATCGAACACGACATGGATTTTGTCGAGGCCATCGCCCACAAAGTCACCGTGCTGCACCAGGGCAAGATTCTGAAGGAGGGCAGCATGGCGGCGGTTAAGTCAGATCCCCAGGTTGTGGAAGCCTACTTGGGACATTAA
- the urtC gene encoding urea ABC transporter permease subunit UrtC → MLNWKATLDEKNRFTVGLVIVGILILVVFPLTFDIFRLNLIGKYLTFAFVAVGLVLCWGYGGILSLGQGVFFGLGGYCMAMFLKLEASAPENTAIQSTPGIPDFMDWNQLTELPLLWEPFYSFSFTLVAMAVVPTLFAFFLGFAMFKRRVGGVYFAIITQAIAMILSVLIIGQQGLTGGINGITDLRTLHGWDIRTDAARYVLYFVNGGLLLACLLLGHAVLRSKLGLLLVAMRDQEDRVRFSGYDVANLKIFVFCLAALFSAIGGAMFTLQVGFMSPSFVGIVPSIEMVIFTAVGGRTSLIGAVYGTLAVNFGKTYLSESYPDLWLYLMGILFVAVVLIFPRGLAGLVTSSRPTHWVARWRAWARPSFAGDLGVADSAHKGEV, encoded by the coding sequence ATGCTCAACTGGAAGGCGACTTTGGACGAAAAAAACCGCTTTACGGTGGGTCTGGTGATCGTCGGGATCTTGATCCTGGTGGTTTTCCCACTGACGTTCGACATCTTTCGATTGAACCTGATCGGCAAATACCTGACATTCGCCTTTGTTGCCGTCGGGCTGGTGTTGTGCTGGGGGTACGGCGGGATCCTCAGCTTGGGGCAAGGGGTATTTTTCGGCCTCGGCGGCTACTGCATGGCGATGTTCCTCAAACTGGAAGCCTCGGCCCCGGAAAACACCGCCATTCAGTCCACACCCGGTATTCCCGATTTCATGGACTGGAACCAGCTCACCGAACTGCCGTTGCTCTGGGAGCCTTTCTACAGTTTCAGTTTCACCCTGGTGGCCATGGCGGTGGTGCCGACCCTATTCGCCTTTTTTCTGGGGTTCGCCATGTTTAAGCGCCGGGTCGGCGGCGTTTATTTCGCCATCATCACGCAGGCCATCGCCATGATTCTCAGCGTGTTGATCATCGGCCAGCAGGGATTGACCGGCGGCATTAACGGGATCACGGATCTGAGAACCCTCCACGGATGGGACATCCGCACGGATGCGGCTCGCTACGTGCTGTATTTCGTCAATGGCGGGTTGCTGCTCGCGTGTCTGTTGCTGGGACACGCCGTGCTGCGCAGCAAGCTGGGCCTGCTGTTGGTCGCCATGCGAGACCAGGAGGATCGGGTTCGGTTCTCTGGCTACGATGTGGCGAACCTCAAAATTTTCGTGTTCTGCCTGGCGGCACTGTTCTCCGCCATCGGTGGTGCCATGTTCACGCTGCAAGTGGGGTTCATGTCACCGTCTTTCGTCGGCATCGTTCCCTCTATCGAGATGGTCATCTTTACTGCGGTGGGTGGTCGAACTTCGCTCATCGGCGCGGTCTACGGCACTTTGGCGGTGAACTTCGGCAAGACCTATCTCTCCGAGTCCTATCCCGATTTGTGGCTTTACCTCATGGGCATTTTGTTTGTCGCCGTGGTTTTGATTTTCCCCAGAGGCTTGGCGGGCTTGGTGACCTCGTCCCGGCCCACCCACTGGGTAGCGCGTTGGCGCGCCTGGGCGCGGCCGTCCTTTGCGGGTGATCTCGGAGTAGCCGATTCGGCCCATAAGGGGGAAGTATGA
- the urtE gene encoding urea ABC transporter ATP-binding subunit UrtE, giving the protein MLQVSQLHVSYGQSEVICGVSFAARVKETLAIVGRNGMGKTTLFKALIGILPSRSGAITLDDQELSSEPSHKRVRRGLAYVPQGRMIFPRLSVEENIRTGIPKGDSAAATFDELYALFPVLFEMRKRRGGNLSGGQQQQLAIARALASNPSVLLLDEPTEGIQPSIIKDLAQQLNEIKRQRDIAIVVSEQVLSFTLAVADRVAVIEKGNLIHEANRADIDAEQLSRHLSV; this is encoded by the coding sequence ATGCTGCAGGTCAGCCAGCTTCACGTGAGTTACGGCCAGAGCGAAGTGATTTGCGGCGTGAGTTTCGCCGCCCGTGTCAAAGAGACATTGGCCATCGTCGGACGCAACGGCATGGGCAAGACCACGTTGTTCAAGGCCTTGATTGGGATTCTGCCGAGCCGGTCTGGCGCCATCACGCTCGACGACCAGGAGCTGAGCAGTGAGCCCAGCCACAAACGGGTTCGTCGGGGTCTGGCTTATGTGCCGCAGGGGCGGATGATTTTCCCGCGGCTGAGCGTCGAGGAGAACATCCGAACCGGTATACCGAAAGGCGATTCAGCCGCCGCCACGTTCGACGAGTTGTATGCGCTTTTTCCCGTGCTGTTCGAGATGCGCAAAAGGCGGGGCGGAAATCTCTCAGGCGGTCAGCAGCAGCAGTTGGCGATCGCCCGGGCCTTGGCCAGCAACCCGTCGGTGTTGTTGCTGGATGAACCCACCGAGGGAATCCAACCCTCCATTATCAAAGATCTCGCCCAGCAGCTGAACGAAATCAAGCGCCAGCGCGATATCGCCATTGTCGTCTCCGAACAAGTGCTGAGTTTCACATTGGCGGTCGCCGATCGGGTGGCGGTCATCGAGAAAGGCAACTTGATTCACGAAGCAAACCGGGCCGATATCGATGCGGAACAGCTCAGTCGTCACTTATCGGTTTAA